The nucleotide sequence CATAGGCAATCAGCAGAAAAGCCAATCCGATGAATTTGCCGAGCACAAATTGGGAGCGGGCAATCGGCCGCATCAGCCACGTATCGATTTGGTGGCTGGCCACTTCTCCTGAAATCGAGCTGACGCTGGACATGATGGCCAGAAGCGCTGTAATGAATGATGAAAAATAGAGGCCGACTCCGAGCAGCTGCGACGAGATAAACTGCTGCATGAGAAACACTTCTGTTCCTTGGCCGCTATTTCCCACTTCTTCGGCGCCTTCCTGGCCGGCAAAATAAATGGCTATTCCGTAAAGCGCCAGAAAGATGAGCGTCATGACGACGGTTATCAAAAAAATTCGTTTTGTTACCATTTCCTGAATCGTCAGTTTAGCGATGGTCCACATAGGCGCTCTCCTTTTTGTGACTCACCCAGTGCATGAACACGTCCTCCAGGTGCGGAATGATCGGTTTCGCTTCAAAGACATTCACCTTTTGGGCAGACAAATAATGAAGGATTTTGGGAATATCCCGCTCCTGCTCAAGCTGGAACAGCCACCGCGTCCGCCCTCCCTGTTCGCTGCCTTTTTGGTAATTCACCACAAAGGCCGGGAAAGGTGCAGCCAGTGCCCCTTCGGTCACCACTTCCACTTGGGCTTCGATTGTCATGAGCTCCCGCCACGGTCCTTGTACAATCATTTCCCCTTCATGGACAATTGACACATGGTCGCAGACGGATTCGACTTCCTGCAGCAGATGGCTATTCAGAAAAACGGTCTTCCCCTGGTCCCGCAAGTACACCATCAGATCCCGGACATCTTTTCGTCCGATGGGATCTAGAGCTGACGTCGGTTCATCCAGGAAAATCACTTTCGGGTCATTTAAGATGGCACAGGCCAGGCCAATCCGCTGGCTCATCCCTTTTGAAAATCCACTGATGCGCCCTTTTTCCTTCCCGGCCATGCCAACAAGCTCTATCACTTCCTGTATGCGTTTGTTCCGGTTTCGGACCGGTATTTTGCACAGTTCGGCATGGGCGTCGAGCAGCTGTTTGCCGGTCAACCAGTCGGGATAGCGGAACAGCTCCGGCAAATAGCCGACTTGTTCCCGCGATTTCACCGTGCCGATCGGTTCGCCGAGTATAAAGCCTTCACCGCTTGTCGGCTGCATCAAGCCAAGCAGCGTCCGGACGAACGTGCTTTTCCCTGAACCGTTCGGCCCTAAAAATCCGTAGACAATGCCTTCCCCGATCGACAAAGTCACATCCTTGATGCCGCCTTTGCCATCATAAGTTTTCGTCAATGAATTCGTCTGGATGACGTCCATCCTCTTCCCCCTCTGTCGCAAGAAAAGCCCAGAGCTTGATGAAGCCACTCTGAACTTTTCTCTCTTATTCATTCACTTGTTCACTTAAATCTATCAGTTCTTCAGCGCTTACACTGCCTTCAGCAAAGATGGTATGAATCTCGCCATTTGCCTGCCAAACGATATAGGAATGCTCGTCGCTTTCAACAGCAAATCCTTCCCCATCGCCTACTTTAACTTCCGTCATTTCCGATCC is from Planococcus liqunii and encodes:
- a CDS encoding ABC transporter ATP-binding protein, which codes for MDVIQTNSLTKTYDGKGGIKDVTLSIGEGIVYGFLGPNGSGKSTFVRTLLGLMQPTSGEGFILGEPIGTVKSREQVGYLPELFRYPDWLTGKQLLDAHAELCKIPVRNRNKRIQEVIELVGMAGKEKGRISGFSKGMSQRIGLACAILNDPKVIFLDEPTSALDPIGRKDVRDLMVYLRDQGKTVFLNSHLLQEVESVCDHVSIVHEGEMIVQGPWRELMTIEAQVEVVTEGALAAPFPAFVVNYQKGSEQGGRTRWLFQLEQERDIPKILHYLSAQKVNVFEAKPIIPHLEDVFMHWVSHKKESAYVDHR